A window from Culex pipiens pallens isolate TS chromosome 3, TS_CPP_V2, whole genome shotgun sequence encodes these proteins:
- the LOC120425659 gene encoding CLIP domain-containing serine protease B4-like, with the protein MRSQALAVFFVVLLELHSFVECSSLPEPGTCGVDFSDRIYGGTITTPKAYPWTAILVYRLNRLKDLYWCGGSLISDRYVLTAAHCVNSLNEDYELQSVRLGEWDLESEEDCNDIEECNDPPLSVGVEKVIPHADFSMVTTYNDIALVKLNESVNYTEFVSPVCLPVAEPVKTLDTDGLRFMAAGWGNTEHKNDTTQYGSRYKLHVQLNAVNKTFCDVVYPRGVASSQLCAGAEAGKSSCHGDSGGALVATVDGYAYGYGIVSYGRACGKEHIPVVYTRVTSFLDWIEENMD; encoded by the exons ATGAGAAGTCAAGCTTTGGCCGTCTTTTTCGTAGTTCTGCTAGAGCTGCACTCCTTCGTGGAATGCTCCAGCTTGCCGGAACCGGGCACCTGCGGTGTCGACTTTTCCGATCGTATCTACGGTGGCACGATCACCACACCGAAGGCCTACCCGTGGACGGCCATTTTGGTGTACCGACTGAACAGGTTGAAGGATCTGTACTGGTGCGGAGGTAGTCTGATCTCGGATCGCTACGTCCTGACGGCCGCTCACTGCGTCAACAGTCTCAACGAGGACTACGAACT GCAAAGTGTCCGGCTTGGGGAATGGGATCTGGAAAGTGAGGAGGACTGCAACGACATCGAGGAATGCAACGATCCTCCGCTAAGCGTCGGCGTCGAGAAGGTCATCCCGCATGCGGACTTCTCCATGGTGACTACCTACAACGATATCGCGCTGGTCAAGCTGAACGAAAGTGTCAACTACACGGAGTTTGTATCGCCGGTATGCCTGCCGGTTGCCGAACCAGTTAAGACCCTGGACACCGACGGGTTGCGGTTCATGGCCGCCGGTTGGGGTAACACCGAGCACAAGAACGATACGACCC AGTACGGAAGTCGCTACAAGCTGCACGTCCAGCTGAACGCCGTCAACAAGACCTTTTGTGACGTGGTGTACCCTAGAGGGGTGGCCAGTTCTCAGCTGTGTGCTGGAGCGGAAGCTGGGAAGAGTAGCTGCCACGGGGATTCTGGGGGTGCTTTGGTTGCAACGGTCGATGGTTATGCCTACGGATACGGGATCGTCAGCTATGGAAGGGCGTGTGGAAAGGAGCACATTCCAGTTGTGTATACACGGGTGACCAGCTTTCTGGACTGGATCGAGGAGAATATGGATTGA
- the LOC120425667 gene encoding CLIP domain-containing serine protease B4 isoform X1, which yields MWPKLGGILACALLVQFSCFAECTKLPEPGTCGVDFADRIYGGTITKPKNYPWTALLVFSYGFYKDLYWCGGSLISDRYVMTAAHCVSDLSDEYKLEKIRLGEWDLASDDDCDEQTICNDPVIDVEVEKVIMHENYTKGTFLNDIALIKLKDAVTFSEFALPLCLPTADAVKDKNTDELTYTAVGWGNTEHQNKTIQYGSRYKLHVQLNGVTNDDCGKVYDNIVPSKLCAGAEAGKDTCQGDSGGSLVAAVDGYSYAYGVVSYGKGCGRGGVPGVYTRVTSFLDWIDDHME from the exons ATGTGGCCCAAACTGGGAGGCATTCTCGCTTGTGCACTGTTGGTGCAGTTCAGCTGTTTTG CAGAATGCACCAAACTCCCTGAGCCGGGCACCTGCGGTGTTGACTTCGCCGACCGCATCTACGGCGGTACGATCACCAAACCGAAGAACTACCCGTGGACGGCCCTGCTGGTGTTCAGCTATGGCTTCTACAAGGATCTGTACTGGTGCGGGGGCAGTCTGATCTCGGACCGTTACGTGATGACGGCGGCTCACTGCGTGTCGGATCTGAGCGACGAGTACAAGCT GGAAAAGATTCGACTGGGCGAGTGGGATCTGGCCAGCGACGACGACTGCGACGAGCAAACGATCTGCAACGATCCGGTGATCGACGTGGAGGTGGAGAAGGTCATCATGCACGAGAACTACACCAAGGGGACGTTCCTCAACGATATCGCGCTGATCAAGCTGAAGGACGCCGTGACCTTCTCGGAGTTTGCGCTGCCGCTGTGCTTGCCGACCGCTGACGCGGTCAAGGATAAGAACACCGACGAGCTGACGTATACGGCTGTCGGGTGGGGCAATACGGAGCATCAGAACAAGACCATCC AATACGGCAGTCGGTACAAGTTGCACGTTCAACTCAACGGAGTTACCAATGACGACTGTGGAAAGGTGTACGATAACATAGTACCGTCGAAGTTGTGTGCCGGAGCGGAAGCCGGCAAGGATACCTGCCAGGGGGATTCCGGTGGTAGTTTGGTAGCAGCTGTCGATGGATACTCGTACGCGTACGGAGTTGTTAGCTATGGCAAAGGTTGCGGCCGGGGAGGAGTTCCGGGAGTGTACACTCGCGTGACCAGCTTCCTGGACTGGATCGATGATCATATGGAGTGA
- the LOC120425667 gene encoding CLIP domain-containing serine protease B4 isoform X2 encodes MWPKLGGILACALLVQFSCFECTKLPEPGTCGVDFADRIYGGTITKPKNYPWTALLVFSYGFYKDLYWCGGSLISDRYVMTAAHCVSDLSDEYKLEKIRLGEWDLASDDDCDEQTICNDPVIDVEVEKVIMHENYTKGTFLNDIALIKLKDAVTFSEFALPLCLPTADAVKDKNTDELTYTAVGWGNTEHQNKTIQYGSRYKLHVQLNGVTNDDCGKVYDNIVPSKLCAGAEAGKDTCQGDSGGSLVAAVDGYSYAYGVVSYGKGCGRGGVPGVYTRVTSFLDWIDDHME; translated from the exons ATGTGGCCCAAACTGGGAGGCATTCTCGCTTGTGCACTGTTGGTGCAGTTCAGCTGTTTTG AATGCACCAAACTCCCTGAGCCGGGCACCTGCGGTGTTGACTTCGCCGACCGCATCTACGGCGGTACGATCACCAAACCGAAGAACTACCCGTGGACGGCCCTGCTGGTGTTCAGCTATGGCTTCTACAAGGATCTGTACTGGTGCGGGGGCAGTCTGATCTCGGACCGTTACGTGATGACGGCGGCTCACTGCGTGTCGGATCTGAGCGACGAGTACAAGCT GGAAAAGATTCGACTGGGCGAGTGGGATCTGGCCAGCGACGACGACTGCGACGAGCAAACGATCTGCAACGATCCGGTGATCGACGTGGAGGTGGAGAAGGTCATCATGCACGAGAACTACACCAAGGGGACGTTCCTCAACGATATCGCGCTGATCAAGCTGAAGGACGCCGTGACCTTCTCGGAGTTTGCGCTGCCGCTGTGCTTGCCGACCGCTGACGCGGTCAAGGATAAGAACACCGACGAGCTGACGTATACGGCTGTCGGGTGGGGCAATACGGAGCATCAGAACAAGACCATCC AATACGGCAGTCGGTACAAGTTGCACGTTCAACTCAACGGAGTTACCAATGACGACTGTGGAAAGGTGTACGATAACATAGTACCGTCGAAGTTGTGTGCCGGAGCGGAAGCCGGCAAGGATACCTGCCAGGGGGATTCCGGTGGTAGTTTGGTAGCAGCTGTCGATGGATACTCGTACGCGTACGGAGTTGTTAGCTATGGCAAAGGTTGCGGCCGGGGAGGAGTTCCGGGAGTGTACACTCGCGTGACCAGCTTCCTGGACTGGATCGATGATCATATGGAGTGA
- the LOC120425648 gene encoding putative odorant receptor 83c gives MSNKVREISSQAKFNQIFANVSRLLGVIGFDVLDPDFEPNWKMIYPCAIIFCAMLQILYLLWINRSDMVQFLVIVPYAMYEIKLVDIMVQCVAKSGMFQSLKARSDEIFELLCENPTNKQVMDKDLKVAIFLQKFIFGWNVQTSVLMIPGPVLVWLVSGKMILFFLYRLPIIDDQSAAGFLLNLIYHAAILLIPFCNSGGIDSLLVALIVPISAFVNAIANEVFEINELLEKDRRDELAIKDKLNRIARLHQLLLEYVSLLEDTFNGMALVRIGTIVLGTIAAIITFFETGDPMTFVFIPVLFVQLSQCCLLGTIIPVKNEELIEHLYDIKWYLLPEGHAKHVSLMLHQAQNAPTLTIGKYAPLNVESYEQILNSIYSFVTFLITFTG, from the exons ATGTCCAACAAGGTGCGTGAAATCTCAAGCCAGGCCAAGTTCAACCAAATCTTCGCCAACGTCTCCCGACTGCTTGGCGTAATCGGCTTCGACGTGTTGGACCCCGACTTTGAACCAAACTGGAAAATGATCTACCCATGCGCGATCATCTTCTGTGCCATGCTGCAGATCCTGTACCTGCTTTGGATCAACCGGTCGGACATGGTGCAGTTCCTGGTGATCGTACCGTACGCGATGTACGAGATCAAACTGGTGGACATCATGGTGCAGTGTGTGGCAAAGTCGGGCATGTTTCAAAGCTTGAAGGCAAGATCTGACGAAATTTTCGAGCTGTTGTGCGAGAATCCGACCAACAAGCAAGTTATGGATAAAGACTTGAAAGTTGCCATCTTTCtgcaaaagtttattttcgGTTGGAATGTGCAAACTTCGGTGCTGATGATTCCCGGTCCGGTGCTTGTTTGGTTGGTTTCGGGAAAAATGATCTTGTTTTTCCTGTACCGGCTGCCGATCATTGACGATCAGTCCGCGGCAGGGTTCTTGCTGAACTTGATCTATCACGCAGCGATCTTGCTGATTCCTTTCTGCAACAGTGGTGGAATCGACAGTCTGTTGGTAGCGCTGATCGTACCGATCAGTGCCTTCGTCAATGCGATCGCCAACGAAGTGTTCGAGATCAATGAGCTGCTGGAAAAGGATAGAAGAGATGAACTCGCGATCAAGGACAAACTGAACAGAATCGCGAGACTTCATCAACTGCTGCTGGAGTACGTATCGTTGCTGGAGGACACCTTCAACGGTATGGCCCTGGTCAGAATCGGGACGATCGTGTTGGGGACGATCGCTGCCATTATCACGTTCTTTGAAACCGGCGATCCGATGACGTTCGTGTTTATCCCGGTCCTGTTTGTCCAACTCAGCCAGTGTTGCCTGCTGGGAACCATCATTCCGGTTAAG AACGAAGAGCTGATCGAGCATCTGTACGACATCAAATGGTACCTGCTACCGGAAGGGCACGCCAAACATGTCTCGTTGATGCTACACCAGGCGCAAAACGCGCCAACACTGACGATCGGGAAGTACGCACCGCTCAACGTAGAAAGTTACGAGCAAATTTTGAACAGCATCTACTCGTTCGTCACGTTTCTGATCACGTTCACTGGATGA
- the LOC120425684 gene encoding CLIP domain-containing serine protease B4-like, translating into MSLKVATILVVLLVQWSESATLPEPGTCGVDFSDRIYGGTITKPKAYPWTAILVFRYGTYKDLYWCGGSLISDRYILTAAHCVDGLSSNYALERIRLGEWDLLSEEDCDDVQDCNDPPLDVGVEEIISHENFTMTTVENDIALIKLNESVTFTEFISPLCLPIADPVKTLDTDGFTYTAVGWGNTEHDNKTIRYGSRYKLHVQLHAINATYCNEKYNDDIIDSQLCAGAEAGKDTCQGDSGGSLINAVDGYSYAYGIVSYGKGCGQKGTPGVYTRVTSFLDWIDEHME; encoded by the exons ATGAGCTTAAAAGTGGCAACCATCCTGGTAGTTCTGCTGGTTCAGTGGTCCGAATCCGCTACCCTCCCGGAGCCGGGAACCTGCGGCGTCGACTTCTCCGATCGCATCTATGGCGGTACGATCACCAAACCGAAGGCCTATCCGTGGACCGCCATCTTAGTGTTCCGATACGGAACCTACAAGGATCTGTACTGGTGCGGTGGCAGTCTGATCTCGGATCGCTACATCCTGACGGCGGCCCACTGCGTTGATGGCTTGAGCAGCAACTACGCCCTCGAGCGCATCCGTCTCGGCGAGTGGGATCTGCTGAGCGAGGAAGACTGCGACGATGTGCAGGACTGTAACGATCCTCCGCTGGACGTTGGAGTGGAAGAAATCATTAGTCATGAGAACTTTACGATGACAACGGTTGAAAACGATATCGCGCTGATCAAGTTGAACGAAAGTGTCACCTTCACGGAGTTCATCTCTCCGCTTTGCCTGCCGATCGCGGATCCGGTCAAGACCCTGGATACCGATGGGTTCACGTACACTGCCGTCGGTTGGGGTAACACCGAGCATGATAACAAGACAATTC GTTACGGTAGCCGCTACAAGCTGCACGTTCAGCTGCATGCCATCAACGCAACCTACTGCAACGAAAAGTACAACGATGATATTATCGACTCTCAGCTGTGTGCGGGAGCGGAAGCCGGTAAGGACACCTGTCAGGGGGATTCCGGCGGTAGTCTGATCAACGCGGTCGACGGATACTCGTACGCGTACGGCATCGTCAGCTACGGCAAGGGATGCGGCCAGAAGGGAACGCCAGGAGTGTACACCCGGGTGACCAGCTTCCTGGACTGGATCGACGAGCACATGGAGTAG